In Saccharothrix syringae, the following are encoded in one genomic region:
- a CDS encoding LacI family DNA-binding transcriptional regulator — MSASTEPEAVGTTDGRAASISSIAAEAGVSIPTVSKVLNGRPDVAADTRARVESVIERHRYQRRRARQSSRPALIDLVFHEMHSAWSTEIIRGVEQAAAAERAAVVLSELGGAHRPRQEWFDDLLTRRPLGVILVLAELDEGQRHQLATRNIPFVVVDTAGEQPPGVPVVGSANWAGGLAATRHLLGLGHRRIAVISGPTTMLCSRARVDGFRSALDAEGVVVEPDFVRYGNFFVDGGYAHGLALLDRPDRPTAIFAGSDFQALGVMRAARELGLSIPGDLSIVGYDDVQVTEWIGPPLTTVRQPLREMATTAAQMVFTLARGERPRNERIDLATELVVRQSTAPPKW; from the coding sequence ATGAGCGCGTCCACCGAGCCCGAAGCCGTCGGCACGACCGACGGCCGGGCCGCCTCCATCTCGTCCATCGCCGCCGAGGCGGGCGTGTCCATCCCGACGGTGTCGAAGGTGCTCAACGGGCGCCCGGACGTCGCGGCCGACACCCGCGCGCGCGTGGAGAGCGTCATCGAGCGGCACCGGTACCAGCGGCGGCGAGCCCGCCAGTCGTCCCGGCCCGCGCTGATCGACCTGGTCTTCCACGAGATGCACTCGGCGTGGTCGACCGAGATCATCCGGGGCGTGGAGCAGGCCGCCGCGGCCGAGCGGGCGGCCGTGGTGCTCTCCGAGCTCGGCGGCGCGCACCGGCCGCGCCAGGAGTGGTTCGACGACCTGCTCACCCGCCGCCCGCTCGGCGTGATCCTGGTGCTGGCCGAGCTGGACGAGGGGCAGCGCCACCAGCTCGCCACGCGCAACATCCCGTTCGTCGTGGTCGACACCGCCGGTGAGCAGCCGCCGGGCGTGCCGGTCGTGGGCTCGGCCAACTGGGCGGGCGGCCTGGCCGCCACCCGGCACCTGCTCGGCCTCGGCCACCGGCGCATCGCGGTGATCTCCGGCCCCACCACCATGCTGTGCAGCCGCGCCCGCGTCGACGGCTTCCGCAGCGCGCTGGACGCCGAAGGCGTCGTCGTGGAGCCGGACTTCGTGCGCTACGGCAACTTCTTCGTCGACGGCGGCTACGCGCACGGCCTGGCGCTGCTCGACCGCCCGGACCGGCCCACCGCCATCTTCGCGGGCTCCGACTTCCAGGCGCTGGGGGTGATGCGCGCGGCGCGGGAGCTGGGCCTGTCCATCCCCGGCGACCTGTCGATCGTGGGCTACGACGACGTCCAGGTCACCGAGTGGATCGGCCCGCCGCTGACCACCGTCCGCCAGCCGCTGCGGGAGATGGCGACCACCGCCGCGCAGATGGTGTTCACGCTGGCGCGCGGCGAGCGCCCGCGCAACGAGCGGATCGACCTGGCGACCGAACTGGTGGTGCGCCAGAGCACCGCTCCGCCGAAGTGGTGA
- a CDS encoding DUF2203 domain-containing protein, whose amino-acid sequence MSLFSVPEARDELARLRPVLAEIVVLRADAAELAASLQDGGPPTDLGGLPEFKAAQARLDDLMSSVQATGAELKGFAPLLVDFPAELDGVPVLLCWLEGDEGLTWYHRADLGFAGRRPLP is encoded by the coding sequence GTGAGCCTGTTCAGCGTGCCGGAGGCGCGGGACGAGCTGGCGAGGCTGCGGCCGGTGCTGGCCGAGATCGTCGTGCTCCGGGCCGACGCCGCCGAGCTGGCCGCGTCCCTCCAGGACGGCGGCCCGCCCACCGACCTCGGCGGCCTCCCCGAGTTCAAGGCCGCCCAGGCGCGGCTGGACGACCTGATGTCCTCGGTCCAGGCCACCGGCGCCGAGCTGAAGGGCTTCGCGCCCCTCCTGGTCGACTTCCCCGCCGAGCTGGACGGCGTCCCCGTGCTGCTGTGCTGGCTCGAAGGCGACGAGGGCCTGACCTGGTACCACCGCGCGGACCTCGGGTTCGCCGGTCGCCGCCCGCTGCCGTGA
- a CDS encoding ABC transporter permease yields the protein MTTQVREPVSTAEQPVGTPPGARTRTRRTPWRRALRRDWQLYTLALLPLLFFLVFRYLPMVGNVIAFRRFVPGGDIFGETWVGLRYVKMFLNDPTFWQVFGNTMIIGALTLLFCFPLPIVLALLLNEVRTRYFKRFVQTVSYLPHFLSIVIVAGMVLQLVSVEGTVNQVVRAFGGDPIAFAQDAGWFRTIYVSSEVWQTVGWGTILYLAALTTIDAQLYEAARIDGAGRWKQTWHITLPGIRPTMVTLLILNIGTFMAVGFEKVLLLYNPLTYPTADVISTYLYRVGLVSNNFSYAAAIGLFESVIGLALILSANAISRRAVGTSLW from the coding sequence ATGACCACCCAGGTTCGCGAACCGGTGTCCACCGCGGAGCAACCGGTCGGCACACCGCCCGGGGCGCGCACGCGCACCAGGCGGACGCCCTGGCGGCGGGCGCTGCGCCGCGACTGGCAGCTCTACACGCTGGCCCTGCTGCCGCTGCTGTTCTTCCTGGTGTTCCGGTACCTGCCGATGGTCGGCAACGTCATCGCGTTCCGCCGGTTCGTGCCCGGCGGTGACATCTTCGGCGAGACCTGGGTCGGCCTGCGCTACGTCAAGATGTTCCTCAACGACCCCACCTTCTGGCAGGTCTTCGGGAACACGATGATCATCGGGGCGCTGACCCTGCTGTTCTGCTTCCCGCTGCCGATCGTGCTGGCGCTGCTGCTCAACGAGGTCCGCACCCGCTACTTCAAGCGGTTCGTCCAGACGGTCTCCTACCTGCCGCACTTCTTGTCCATCGTGATCGTGGCGGGCATGGTGCTCCAGCTGGTCTCCGTGGAGGGCACGGTCAACCAGGTCGTCCGGGCCTTCGGCGGCGACCCGATCGCCTTCGCCCAGGACGCCGGCTGGTTCCGCACCATCTACGTCTCCTCCGAGGTGTGGCAGACCGTCGGCTGGGGCACGATCCTCTACCTCGCCGCGCTGACCACCATCGACGCCCAGCTCTACGAGGCCGCCCGGATCGACGGCGCGGGCCGGTGGAAGCAGACCTGGCACATCACCCTGCCGGGCATCCGCCCCACCATGGTCACCCTGCTGATCCTCAACATCGGCACGTTCATGGCGGTGGGCTTCGAGAAGGTCCTGCTGCTCTACAACCCGCTGACCTACCCGACCGCGGACGTCATCTCCACCTACCTGTACCGGGTCGGCCTGGTGTCGAACAACTTCAGCTACGCCGCCGCCATCGGCCTGTTCGAGTCGGTCATCGGCCTGGCCCTGATCCTGTCCGCCAACGCGATCTCGCGCCGAGCAGTGGGGACGAGCCTGTGGTGA
- a CDS encoding acetylxylan esterase, with translation MGLFDLPLTELRRYRPEVREPADFDRFWADTLAAARRHAPLVAVEPVKTQLTLLETADVTFAGFDGHPVRAWYTRPADRAGQALPVVVEYLGYGRGRGLPHERLVWSCAGYAHLLMDTRGQGAQYGNGGHTPDPVGSPPAAPGFLTRGVEDPEQAYLRRLFTDAARAVDAAAALPDVDAGRIAVVGNSQGGGLAIAAAGLNDAVRVLLSSAALFCHYERSVAITDTHPYAEVVQYLSVHREAEERVLAGLSYFDGVNLARRARASAHFGAGLRDRTCPPSGIFAAFNHLPNPDKDIEVYPYNGHEGGEALHTARQLSFLRARLG, from the coding sequence ATGGGCCTGTTCGACCTGCCGCTGACCGAGCTGCGCCGGTACCGGCCGGAGGTCCGCGAACCCGCCGACTTCGACCGGTTCTGGGCCGACACCCTGGCCGCGGCGCGCCGGCACGCACCGCTGGTCGCGGTCGAGCCGGTGAAGACGCAGCTGACCTTGCTGGAGACCGCGGACGTCACCTTCGCCGGGTTCGACGGCCACCCGGTGCGCGCCTGGTACACCCGCCCCGCCGACCGCGCGGGCCAGGCGCTGCCCGTCGTGGTGGAGTACCTGGGTTACGGCCGCGGGCGCGGGCTGCCGCACGAGCGCCTGGTGTGGTCGTGCGCCGGGTACGCCCACCTGCTCATGGACACCAGGGGCCAGGGCGCCCAGTACGGCAACGGCGGGCACACCCCCGACCCCGTCGGCTCCCCGCCCGCCGCGCCCGGCTTCCTGACCCGGGGCGTCGAGGACCCGGAGCAGGCGTACCTGCGCCGCCTGTTCACCGACGCCGCGCGAGCCGTCGACGCCGCCGCCGCACTGCCGGACGTGGACGCCGGGCGGATCGCGGTCGTCGGCAACAGCCAGGGCGGCGGCCTGGCCATCGCCGCGGCGGGCCTCAACGACGCGGTGCGGGTGCTGCTGTCCAGCGCGGCGCTGTTCTGCCACTACGAGCGCAGCGTCGCCATCACCGACACCCACCCGTACGCCGAGGTCGTGCAGTACCTGTCGGTGCACCGCGAGGCCGAGGAGCGGGTGCTGGCGGGCCTGTCGTACTTCGACGGGGTGAACCTGGCCCGCCGCGCCCGCGCGTCCGCCCACTTCGGCGCGGGCCTGCGCGACCGGACCTGCCCGCCCTCGGGGATCTTCGCCGCGTTCAACCACCTGCCCAACCCCGACAAGGACATCGAGGTCTACCCGTACAACGGCCACGAGGGCGGCGAGGCCCTGCACACCGCCCGCCAGCTCTCCTTCCTGCGGGCCCGGCTGGGCTGA
- a CDS encoding SulP family inorganic anion transporter, which translates to MPRVSPTALARGLKLSPKTLRTEVLAGLVVALALIPESISFSVIVGVDPAVGLFASVTMAVVISVVGGRPAMISAATGAVALVIAPVHREYGMDHLLATVVLAGVFQVLLGGLGVARLMRFVPRSVMVGFVNSLAILVFLAQVPEVRDVPWAVYPLLLGGLVLMVLLPRLSTVVPAPLVSIAVLTAVTVGAGIAVPTVGDRGELPSSLPVPGVPDVPLTAATLGTIAPYALAMALVGLVESLMTAKLVDDITDTRSNKTRESIGQGVANVVTGLFGGMGGCAMIGQTMVNVKVSGARTRLSTFLAGAFLMVLCVVFGPVVSDIPMAALVAVMVMVSVGTFDWRSVAPSTLRRMPAGETAVMVVTVVCVVATHNLAIGVVVGTLAATAVFARRVARRAGVTAVTEPDGGTVVYSVTGDLFFASADDLVARFDYAGDPDRVVVDLSGARVWDASSVAALDAVEQRYRRRGKTVEITGFDESSAAVHRALSESR; encoded by the coding sequence TTGCCCCGTGTATCACCCACCGCGCTGGCGCGCGGCCTCAAGCTCTCCCCGAAGACCCTGCGCACCGAAGTGCTCGCCGGCCTGGTGGTGGCCCTCGCGCTGATCCCCGAGTCCATCTCGTTCTCGGTCATCGTGGGGGTCGACCCGGCGGTCGGCCTGTTCGCCTCGGTCACCATGGCGGTGGTGATCTCGGTCGTCGGCGGCCGCCCGGCGATGATCTCCGCGGCGACCGGCGCCGTGGCCCTGGTCATCGCCCCGGTCCACCGCGAGTACGGCATGGACCACCTGCTCGCCACCGTCGTCCTGGCCGGCGTCTTCCAGGTCCTGCTCGGCGGGCTGGGCGTGGCGCGGCTGATGCGGTTCGTCCCGCGCTCGGTGATGGTGGGCTTCGTCAACTCCCTGGCCATCCTGGTCTTCCTGGCCCAGGTGCCCGAGGTGCGCGACGTGCCGTGGGCGGTCTACCCGCTGCTGCTGGGCGGCCTCGTGCTGATGGTGCTCCTCCCGCGCCTGAGCACCGTCGTCCCGGCCCCGCTGGTCTCGATCGCCGTGCTGACCGCCGTCACCGTGGGCGCCGGGATCGCCGTGCCCACCGTGGGCGACCGGGGCGAGCTGCCGTCGTCGCTGCCGGTGCCCGGGGTGCCGGACGTGCCGCTCACGGCGGCCACGCTGGGCACCATCGCGCCCTACGCGCTGGCCATGGCGCTGGTCGGGCTGGTCGAGTCGCTGATGACCGCCAAGCTGGTCGACGACATCACCGACACCCGCTCGAACAAGACCCGCGAGTCGATCGGGCAGGGCGTGGCCAACGTCGTCACGGGCTTGTTCGGCGGCATGGGCGGCTGCGCGATGATCGGCCAGACCATGGTCAACGTGAAGGTCTCCGGCGCCCGCACCCGGCTGTCGACGTTCCTGGCCGGCGCGTTCCTGATGGTGCTGTGCGTGGTGTTCGGCCCGGTCGTGTCCGACATCCCGATGGCCGCCCTGGTGGCGGTGATGGTGATGGTGTCCGTCGGCACCTTCGACTGGCGCTCGGTCGCGCCCTCGACGCTGCGGCGGATGCCCGCCGGCGAGACGGCCGTGATGGTCGTCACCGTGGTCTGCGTGGTGGCCACGCACAACCTCGCGATCGGCGTGGTGGTCGGCACGCTCGCGGCCACGGCGGTCTTCGCGCGGCGGGTCGCCCGCCGCGCGGGCGTCACCGCGGTCACCGAGCCCGACGGCGGCACCGTCGTCTACTCGGTGACCGGCGACCTGTTCTTCGCCTCCGCCGACGACCTGGTCGCCCGCTTCGACTACGCGGGCGACCCGGACCGGGTCGTGGTCGACCTGTCCGGGGCCCGCGTCTGGGACGCCTCGTCGGTGGCCGCGCTGGACGCGGTCGAGCAGCGGTACCGCCGCCGGGGCAAGACCGTGGAGATCACCGGTTTCGACGAGTCGAGCGCGGCCGTCCACCGCGCCCTCAGCGAGAGCCGCTGA
- a CDS encoding beta-xylosidase/alpha-l-arabinosidase produces MANRTTETAPVWRDARRPVAERVDALVAAMALPEKLAQLVGLWVGADPEGGDVAPHQSEMSGAAPAWEDAIAHGLGQLTRPFGTRPVDARAGARSLAQAQRQVVAANRFGIPALVHEECLTGFAAWGATAQPAPLSWGASFDPGLVAEMARLIGASMRAAGVHQGLAPVLDVTRDYRWGRTEETIGEDPYLVGTVGTAYVRGLQDAGVVATLKHFAGYSASRAGRNLAPVAIGPREFADVVLPPFEMAVLDGGARSVMHSYSEVDGVPSAADEDLLTRLLRDTWGFTGTLVADYFAVKFLETLHGVAADEAHAAGLALAAGVDVELPTVRCYGEPLRGAVERGDVPEELVDRALRRVLAQKVELGLLDPDWSPLPADVDDLRLDTPEARDVALRLARESAVLLDNDGTLPLRPGARVAVVGPLADDPMAMLGCYSFPAHIGVHHPDVPLGLDVPTVLDALRDGHDGDVTHVRGCEVRDGEVDPAAAGAAADADVCVVVVGDLAGLFGRGTSGEGCDATELRLPGPQEDLVRAVLDTGTPVVLLLITGRPYAIGRLAARAAATVQCFFPGQLGGRAIADVLTGAVSPSGRLPVSVPADPAGQPGTYLSAPLGRRTSVSDVDPTPAFPFGHGLGYDAFTWSTPTASGTEWPTDGAVELELDVHNPGSRPGADVVQLYLNDPVAQVTRPVVRLVGYARVALEPGATARVRFRVPADVTSFTGRDGRRVVEPGMVRLLVSRSSADVHDEVALDLVGPPRVVDHTRDRLTTTTVKEVGP; encoded by the coding sequence ATGGCGAACAGGACGACGGAGACCGCGCCGGTGTGGCGCGACGCGCGCCGACCGGTGGCCGAGCGGGTCGACGCGCTCGTCGCCGCCATGGCGCTGCCGGAGAAGCTGGCCCAGCTGGTCGGCCTCTGGGTCGGCGCCGACCCGGAGGGCGGCGACGTCGCGCCCCACCAGTCGGAGATGTCCGGCGCCGCCCCCGCCTGGGAGGACGCGATCGCGCACGGCCTGGGCCAGCTCACCCGTCCGTTCGGCACCCGACCGGTGGACGCGCGGGCCGGGGCCCGCTCGCTGGCCCAGGCCCAGCGGCAGGTCGTGGCCGCCAACCGGTTCGGCATCCCGGCGCTGGTGCACGAGGAGTGCCTGACCGGGTTCGCCGCCTGGGGCGCCACCGCCCAGCCGGCACCGCTGTCCTGGGGAGCGAGCTTCGACCCCGGGCTGGTCGCCGAGATGGCGCGGCTGATCGGCGCGTCGATGCGCGCCGCGGGCGTGCACCAGGGCCTGGCGCCGGTCCTCGACGTCACCCGCGACTACCGGTGGGGCCGCACCGAGGAGACCATCGGCGAGGACCCCTACCTGGTCGGCACGGTCGGCACGGCCTACGTGCGCGGGCTCCAGGACGCCGGGGTCGTGGCCACCCTGAAGCACTTCGCCGGCTACTCGGCCTCCCGCGCCGGCCGCAACCTCGCCCCGGTGGCCATCGGCCCGCGCGAGTTCGCCGACGTCGTCCTGCCCCCGTTCGAGATGGCCGTGCTCGACGGCGGCGCCCGCTCGGTCATGCACTCCTACAGCGAGGTCGACGGCGTGCCCTCGGCCGCCGACGAGGACCTGCTCACCCGGCTGCTGCGCGACACCTGGGGCTTCACCGGCACGCTGGTCGCCGACTACTTCGCGGTCAAGTTCCTGGAGACCCTGCACGGGGTCGCCGCCGACGAGGCGCACGCCGCCGGGCTCGCGCTGGCCGCGGGCGTGGACGTGGAGCTGCCCACGGTGCGCTGCTACGGCGAACCGCTGCGCGGCGCGGTCGAGCGCGGTGACGTGCCCGAGGAGCTGGTGGACCGCGCGCTGCGCCGCGTGCTGGCGCAGAAGGTGGAACTGGGCCTGCTCGACCCCGACTGGTCGCCGCTGCCGGCCGACGTCGACGACCTGCGGCTGGACACCCCCGAGGCGCGGGACGTGGCGCTGCGGCTCGCGCGGGAGTCCGCGGTGCTGCTGGACAACGACGGCACCCTGCCGCTGCGGCCGGGCGCCCGGGTCGCCGTGGTCGGCCCGCTGGCCGACGACCCGATGGCGATGCTCGGCTGCTACTCCTTCCCCGCGCACATCGGCGTGCACCACCCGGACGTGCCGCTGGGGCTCGACGTCCCGACCGTGCTCGACGCCCTGCGCGACGGCCACGACGGCGACGTCACCCACGTGCGCGGCTGCGAGGTTCGGGACGGCGAAGTCGATCCGGCGGCCGCGGGCGCCGCGGCGGACGCGGACGTGTGCGTGGTGGTCGTCGGCGACCTGGCCGGCCTGTTCGGCCGCGGCACCTCCGGCGAGGGCTGCGACGCCACCGAACTGCGGCTGCCCGGCCCGCAGGAGGACCTGGTGCGCGCGGTGCTCGACACCGGCACGCCCGTGGTGCTGCTGCTGATCACCGGTCGGCCCTACGCGATCGGCAGGCTGGCCGCCCGCGCCGCCGCCACCGTGCAGTGCTTCTTCCCCGGCCAGCTCGGCGGCCGCGCGATCGCCGACGTGCTGACCGGCGCGGTCTCCCCCTCCGGGCGGCTGCCGGTGAGCGTCCCGGCCGACCCGGCGGGCCAGCCGGGCACCTACCTGTCGGCCCCGCTGGGCAGGCGGACGTCGGTGTCCGACGTCGACCCGACGCCCGCGTTCCCGTTCGGCCACGGCCTGGGCTACGACGCGTTCACCTGGTCGACGCCGACCGCCTCCGGCACCGAGTGGCCCACGGACGGCGCGGTCGAGCTGGAGCTGGACGTGCACAACCCCGGCTCCCGGCCGGGCGCCGACGTGGTGCAGCTGTACCTCAACGACCCGGTCGCCCAGGTGACCCGCCCGGTGGTGCGGCTGGTCGGCTACGCGCGGGTGGCGCTCGAACCGGGCGCCACGGCCCGCGTCCGCTTCCGCGTGCCCGCCGACGTCACGTCGTTCACCGGCCGGGACGGGCGCCGCGTGGTCGAACCGGGAATGGTGCGGTTGCTCGTGTCCAGGTCGAGCGCCGACGTGCACGATGAGGTGGCGCTCGACCTCGTCGGCCCGCCGCGGGTGGTCGACCACACCCGCGACCGGCTGACCACCACGACCGTGAAGGAGGTGGGCCCATGA
- a CDS encoding S8 family peptidase, whose amino-acid sequence MPSTKLLRRNGIVAAVALLAVSGAVPASAVPEAAAGAVPAGPAAGSTTVTLITGDRVVVSGGEVVSITPGPDRAGVFFHRFRDAGREHVVPSDALPAMDSGRLDRRLFDVTGLVEAGYDDAHRDTVPLLVTGGGGGELRAARALPALGTVAGQVAKPEAAATFRALLADPGVEKVWLDGVRQLSLDRSTAQIGAPAAWQAGLTGEGVVVAVLDTGVDGEHPDLAGRELAEANFTEAPDNTDTVGHGTHVAATIASNGAKYRGVAPGARLLDGKVCATSSCAESSVLAGMQWAVDQGADIVNLSLGGTDTPAIDPLEQAVDELSAKTGTLFVVAAGNSGRPGTIGSPGSADAALTVGAVDRRDGLAPFSSRGPRAGDGGIKPDVTAPGVDIVAAKAAKGTLGDPVDDGHVAMSGTSMATPHVAGAAALLAQRHPDWTGARLKALLTSSARPNPELDPYEQGMGRIDVAAALAQTATVEPASLAFGTQRWPHDDDTPVTRELVYRNTGTAPLVLRVTTEATGPDGEPAPAGLLTASPAEVTVPAGGQAAVRVTANTRVGRDGDYAGSVVASAGPTALRTPVTAGREVESYDVTFAHLDGDGQPVEYGTRLFDLATGRERSVPSGVTRLPAGEYFAAATIGVGNGIAPLYQPVFEVDADAVVTMDARLAKPVRVTAPDPNALAMLAEVTGRRVHGGVTTGWGVGVIFGGFDDVPMSVGHLGPELPPDRFATKVSAEFATEPVTDPRVRYRFAWGSTGRAHTGLERAPAKSELAEVRTTTGPLPAGRVMALGGESEAAGIDGLVWSQTAGASGAFVDYVNTEDVRWTWHASQIRSEPLGFEAELASAARTYRPGRVYRESFNHPVFGPALRGPGALSRVGDRINVDLDLFGDGAGNAGASRTTSARTALFRGGRLVGETADPGAGTFDVPATAGAYRLEVGATRDVSDFGTGVSGSWTFRSAAGDRTLPLTVVRFAPRLDATGSASAGRLLPVPLVPGQQVGAALRGVRVEASFDDGRTWTRVPVAGRTALVRNPGTPGAFASLRVEGADVRGNTFRQTVVHAYRIR is encoded by the coding sequence GTGCCGAGTACGAAACTCTTGCGCCGCAACGGGATCGTGGCGGCGGTGGCGTTATTGGCGGTGAGCGGCGCGGTGCCCGCGTCGGCGGTGCCCGAGGCCGCCGCGGGGGCGGTCCCCGCCGGACCCGCCGCCGGTTCGACCACCGTCACGCTGATCACCGGCGACCGGGTCGTGGTCAGCGGCGGGGAAGTCGTGTCGATCACCCCCGGTCCCGACCGCGCGGGCGTGTTCTTCCACCGCTTCCGGGACGCCGGCCGCGAGCACGTCGTCCCCTCCGACGCCCTGCCCGCGATGGACTCCGGCAGGCTCGACCGCCGCCTGTTCGACGTCACCGGCCTGGTCGAGGCCGGCTACGACGACGCGCACCGCGACACCGTGCCGCTGCTGGTCACCGGCGGCGGGGGCGGGGAGCTGCGCGCCGCCCGCGCCCTGCCCGCCCTCGGCACCGTCGCCGGGCAGGTGGCCAAACCCGAGGCCGCCGCGACGTTCCGCGCGCTGCTGGCCGACCCCGGCGTGGAGAAGGTCTGGCTGGACGGGGTGCGGCAGCTGAGCCTGGACCGCAGCACCGCGCAGATCGGCGCGCCCGCCGCCTGGCAGGCCGGCCTGACCGGCGAGGGCGTCGTGGTGGCCGTGCTGGACACCGGCGTCGACGGCGAGCACCCCGACCTGGCCGGGCGGGAGCTGGCCGAGGCCAACTTCACCGAGGCGCCGGACAACACCGACACCGTCGGCCACGGCACCCACGTCGCCGCGACCATCGCGAGCAACGGCGCGAAGTACCGGGGCGTGGCACCGGGCGCGCGGCTGCTGGACGGCAAGGTCTGCGCCACCAGCAGCTGCGCCGAGTCTTCGGTCCTGGCGGGCATGCAGTGGGCCGTCGACCAGGGCGCCGACATCGTCAACCTCAGCCTGGGCGGCACCGACACCCCCGCGATCGACCCCCTGGAGCAGGCCGTCGACGAGCTGTCGGCCAAGACCGGGACGCTGTTCGTGGTCGCCGCGGGCAACTCCGGCCGGCCCGGCACGATCGGCTCGCCCGGCAGCGCCGACGCCGCGCTGACCGTGGGCGCGGTGGACCGCCGGGACGGCCTGGCGCCGTTCTCCAGCCGCGGGCCCCGCGCCGGCGACGGCGGGATCAAGCCCGACGTGACCGCGCCCGGCGTGGACATCGTGGCCGCCAAGGCCGCGAAGGGCACCCTCGGCGACCCGGTCGACGACGGCCACGTGGCCATGTCCGGCACCTCGATGGCCACCCCGCACGTCGCCGGCGCGGCCGCGCTGCTGGCCCAGCGGCACCCGGACTGGACCGGCGCGCGGCTCAAGGCCCTGCTGACCTCCTCGGCCCGCCCCAACCCCGAGCTGGACCCGTACGAGCAGGGCATGGGCCGGATCGACGTGGCCGCCGCGCTCGCGCAGACCGCCACGGTCGAACCCGCGAGCCTGGCGTTCGGCACCCAGCGGTGGCCGCACGACGACGACACCCCCGTCACCCGCGAGCTGGTCTACCGCAACACCGGCACCGCGCCGCTGGTGCTGCGCGTCACCACCGAGGCCACCGGGCCGGACGGCGAGCCCGCCCCGGCGGGCCTGCTCACCGCCTCGCCCGCCGAGGTCACCGTGCCCGCTGGCGGGCAGGCGGCGGTGCGCGTCACCGCCAACACCCGCGTCGGCCGGGACGGCGACTACGCGGGCTCGGTGGTCGCCTCCGCCGGCCCGACGGCGCTGCGCACGCCGGTGACCGCGGGCCGCGAGGTCGAGAGCTACGACGTCACCTTCGCGCACCTCGACGGCGACGGGCAGCCCGTCGAGTACGGCACCCGCCTGTTCGACCTCGCCACCGGCCGGGAGCGGTCCGTGCCCAGCGGCGTCACCCGGCTGCCCGCGGGCGAGTACTTCGCGGCCGCGACCATCGGCGTCGGCAACGGCATCGCCCCGCTCTACCAACCGGTCTTCGAGGTCGACGCGGACGCGGTGGTCACCATGGACGCCAGGCTGGCCAAGCCGGTCCGGGTCACCGCGCCCGACCCGAACGCCCTGGCCATGCTCGCCGAGGTCACCGGGCGGCGCGTCCACGGGGGCGTCACCACCGGCTGGGGCGTCGGGGTGATCTTCGGCGGCTTCGACGACGTCCCGATGTCCGTCGGGCACCTCGGCCCGGAGCTGCCGCCCGACCGGTTCGCCACCAAGGTGTCCGCGGAGTTCGCCACCGAACCGGTCACCGACCCGCGGGTGCGCTACCGGTTCGCCTGGGGCTCGACCGGCCGGGCGCACACCGGCCTGGAACGCGCGCCGGCGAAGTCCGAGCTGGCCGAGGTCCGCACCACCACCGGCCCGCTCCCGGCGGGGAGGGTGATGGCGCTGGGCGGCGAGTCCGAGGCGGCGGGCATCGACGGGCTGGTCTGGTCGCAGACCGCCGGGGCGTCCGGCGCGTTCGTCGACTACGTCAACACCGAGGACGTCCGGTGGACCTGGCACGCCTCGCAGATCCGGTCGGAGCCCCTCGGGTTCGAGGCGGAGCTGGCGAGCGCGGCGCGCACCTACCGCCCGGGGCGCGTGTACCGGGAGAGCTTCAACCACCCGGTCTTCGGCCCGGCCCTGCGCGGTCCGGGTGCGCTGAGCCGGGTGGGCGACCGGATCAACGTCGACCTGGACCTGTTCGGCGACGGCGCGGGCAACGCGGGCGCGTCGCGCACCACGTCGGCGCGCACGGCCCTGTTCCGCGGCGGTCGCCTGGTCGGGGAGACCGCGGACCCGGGCGCCGGCACGTTCGACGTGCCCGCGACCGCGGGTGCCTACCGGCTGGAGGTCGGGGCGACCCGGGACGTGTCCGACTTCGGCACCGGGGTGAGCGGCAGCTGGACGTTCCGCTCGGCCGCCGGCGACCGGACCCTGCCGCTGACCGTGGTCCGGTTCGCGCCCCGGCTGGACGCCACCGGCTCGGCGTCCGCGGGCCGGCTGCTGCCCGTGCCGCTGGTGCCGGGGCAGCAGGTGGGGGCGGCCTTGCGGGGCGTGCGGGTGGAGGCGTCCTTCGACGACGGCAGGACCTGGACCCGCGTCCCGGTCGCCGGCCGCACCGCGCTGGTGCGCAACCCCGGCACGCCGGGTGCGTTCGCCTCGCTGCGGGTGGAGGGCGCGGACGTGCGCGGCAACACGTTCCGGCAGACCGTGGTCCACGCCTACCGGATCAGGTGA